The Armatimonadota bacterium genome includes the window TCCCTGCCGCATTTCGGACAGTGCGGCTTCCCAATCCTTGCAAAAAGAAGCCTAAGGTAGTCGTATATCTCTGTAACCGTCCCAACAGTCGAACGAGGATTTTTCGTCGTCGATTTTTGGTCGATGGAGACCGCTGGAGAAAGTCCCTCAATGTAATCAACGTCGGGCTTATCCGCTTGACCGAGGAACTGCCGAGCGTAAGCGCTCAACGACTCGACGTAACGCCTTTGGCCCTCAGCGTAAATCGTGTCGAAGGCAAGGGAAGACTTGCCCGACCCGGATACGCCCGTGATAACGACAAACCTATCCCGCGGAATCTCAACATCAATATTTTTCAGATTGTGTTCTCTTGCGCCGCGGATGATTATGCTGTCGGTCGCCATTTCTCGCTTTCCCGTAGTTTTGTGCGAACATTCATTCTACCAAAAATGCAGGCTCAGGTCAATGCGACGTGCCTTTTCCGCCCGCTGGCGACCCTTTCGATTCCATCTTCGCAGAGAATTGGCGGCTTACACCGCGCACCCCTGCCGCTTGCCAAAACCTCTTGTGAACCTGCGAAAGTGTCTAGGTTTCTTGCGATTTGCTTTACATTCTCTGACACTTAAAACGCCGGCCCGCCTTTCGAAGTTCGCCCGCCTGCCTACTCGCCCAATCCTGCCGCCACCAAAGCGGTGCAGTCCTCCCGCCCGATGTTCGCATCCCCCAACCCGCAGGTCAAGCAGGCGAAAAAGGTTCGTTAATTGGCACAGCAAAGCAAAAGGCGGGGGAACGTCCCCGCCCTTCGCTCTACCCTTGTTTGACAGCCTGACAACCGCCAAAGACTACGCAACCAAAAGGCCGCCAGCCGCGATTGTCGCCGGCGTGGACACATTACCAACGTCCGACGCCCTTGTGCCGCGGTACTGCACGACGTAAGTATAATCAGCCGCGGGCCCATTGATTATGTCAATGTAGGGCGAAGCGGTCTCAAAGGCGATGAGTGTGTACTCTTCCTCACCATTCTTTTTCCTATAGATATTGCATCCCCTAGCCCACGATGGCTTGCCGTTGTACTTCTCATTTGCCGGGGCAGTGCCAAAGTGAACCATAATCTTCCCCGGAACCGCTTCGAGGTAAATATCTGGAACTTCCTCGCCCGGCATTGCATTCGTTCGCGCATCATCCTTAACAGGAAGCCCAAGCGCCGCCCTTATTTCGTTCGTCATCGCCGGATGGTTGTTTATTCTTCTTACAAGAGGGCGCAGTATTTCAATACTATTCTTCCTTACCGCTTTCTTCGCCTCTGTGGCTTGCCTAGCGGCCGCCTGCCGTGTTACGTGCGTCGAGAGAGCACCGTCAAATATTATCTTCGCTTCATCAAGCGGCGTGAAGTCGCTCATTTGCAACCCGAAGTCTGCCAAATGCTCCTGAAGCACCGCCAGGAAGTTCGCAAGCCATGCAACGTACTGCGAGTCATTTCTCGGTACATAATCTGCCATTCTATTTTCCTCCTCAGATTTGTTTAATCATCAAGTGCCCCCTCCAGAAAGTTTGGCGGCTTCGCAGATATATTTCAATGCGGGTTGAAATTGCTTGCCAGCATTTCTTGCGTAATTCTACCTCCCTCCAACCTCTTCCCACCTTAGTACAAATCTTTTGTACTTTTGTGCAATCTTTTTGTACTTTTGTACAACATTTTTGTACTTCGGTACAACACTTTTGTACTTCGGTACAACACTTTTGTACCGCGGTACAACATTTTTGTACTTCGGTACAACACTTTTGTACTGCCGTACAATTCTTTTGCACAAGTCTTTTACAATCTTGCACGATGGTACATCAGGCTTGTACTGCAGTTGGATGACGCTGGAGAGAGTCCCAATTCTTTCCCCAAAAAGCAGGAGCAACTTCTAGCGCTTTCTCTGTTCAACCGCTGTCCCCATCTAAAAGTACGACAGCTGATGATTTAATCGAATTATCAGTTAAAAACTGCTGAATCTTTAGTAAACAAATAATATTTTATTAATAAACCTCTTATCTTTTCTGAATTGTCAGATTGCCCAGCTTGCCAAGAAGTTTGCAAGACAAAGGGACTAAATAGCAATCTGGCGTACAATTTTCGCAAACTGAATGAAGGATTAAGATGACCTGCGCAATAAGTTATCCAAAGGCTGTTCGAACATGCCTAATTCACAATGCTTGAAGCAAAGGAGAACCACATGGTAGGCGAACGCAAGATTAAGTGTGCAGTCGTGGGATACGGCGGCGCATTCAACATGGGAAAAGCTCATGCACAGTGGATGAACGATACGGGGCGGATGATAACCGTTGCCGCCTGCGACATCAACCCTGAAAGGATGGAAGCGGCAAAGAGAGACTTTCCCAACATCCAAACTTACACCGACATCGACGATATGCTCAAGAAGAGCGACGCCGAGCTTGTCGTCATCGTTACCCCGCACAACACCCATGCCGTTCTAGGGCTAAAGGCAATCGAGGCAGGAAAGCACGTCGTTTTGGAAAAGCCCATGTGCCTCACTGTAGAAGAGGCAACCAAAATGATAGAAGCCGCTAAAAAAGCTGGTGTAACGCTCACAACGTTTCACAACAGGAGGCACGACGGCGACTTCATGATGATTAAGGAAATCATCGAAAAGGGCTTAATTGGAGAAGTCTTCCACATCGAGGCTTTTATTGGCGGCTACAGTAAACCCGGGTCTTGGTGGAGAAGCGACAAGGAGATTTCGGGTGGATGCCTGTACGACTGGGGTGCGCACTTTGTGGACTGGATACTCAACCTCATCCCCGAAAAAATAGAGAATGTTACTGGCTTTTTCCACAAGCGCGTTTGGCATGATGTAACTAACGAAGACCAGACGCAGGCGATTATCAGGTTTAGGAACGGGGCGATGGCGGATTTGCAGGTCTCCAACATCGCGCGGCTTCCGAAGCCAAAGTTTCGCATTCTCGGCACAAAAGGTGCAATTATTGACGAATGGAAAGGAACGCTTAGGCTTTCGACGGAGATTGAGGGCATCCCGATTGACACAGAGGTGAAGTACAAAGAAAGCACTTGGCACGAGTATTACCCGAATCTTGCCGCTCATCTTCTCGACGGCGCGCCGCTGGAGGTAACGCCCGAATCTTCTCGCCGCGTTATCGCCGTCATTGAAACTGCGGAGAAATCGGCAAAAAGCGGGAAGGCTGAGCCTGTACCGTATGAGTAGGCAGTTCGCAGACCGCCAAACGATGAGCGAAGCTTGCCGAAGCAATTAGAAAAGCACTCTGAACTTCTGGGCAAACCAAACAAGCTAATCCATGGGGAGCACTGCGTTGTCGATGAGCCTTGTACTTCCGATGCGGACTGCGAGGAGGAGGACAACAGGCTTTGAGATTTCCACCACGGGCGCGAGGTTGTCGGGGTCGCGGACGGCAACATAGTCTATGCGCGCAAGAGGTTCTTTGCGGATGTATTCTTCAACCTCGTGCTCAAGCCGCTTTCCGTCTGTGAGCCCGTATTTGACAAGCTCATTTGCGTATTGGAGAGCCTTGTAGAGGACAACGGCGGCGCGGCGCTCCTCATTATTTAGGTACGTGTTCCTAGAAGACATCGCAAGGCCGTCTTCTTCGCGGATGATTGGCATGGGAACAATCTCAATGGGTAGATTGAGGTCGTTCACCATTTTCTTAACGACAAGAAGCTGTTGATAGTCTTTCAGCCCGAAGTAAGCACGGTCGGCAGGTAGGATGTTAAAGAGCTTGAGCACGACGGTTGCGACTCCTCTAAAGTGGCCTGGGCGGAACTCGCCCTCCAAAGTTTCGGTAATGCCTTCCACGTTTACAAAAGTGGCATAACCTTCGGGGTACATCTCCTCAACAGATGGGTTGAAGATTACATCAACCCCCACCTCTTCAGCCAGGCGGGCGTCGCGGTCGACATCGCGGGGGTATCGTGCGAAATCCTCGTTCGGGCCGAACTGGGCGGGGTTGACAAAGAGGCTAACAACTACGACATCGTTTTCCACCCTTGCGCGCCGCATGAGGGAAAGATGGCCCTCGTGGAAGTAGCCCATGGTGGGCACTAGGCCTATTTTCTTCCCTTCACGACGGGCGTTCGAAATGTATTCTCTTGCTTCGTTGATTGTGTGCAGAATCAACATTTTATCTTTAAACTTTTCCGACCTGCGGCGCTGATGATTCGGCAAGCGCCCCAGCCACTCCGCAGGCGGGTGCATTCTTTCTGCCTACGAGCTGTGCTCAGGGCCTGGGAATTTACCCGACTTCACTTCCTCGATGTACGTTTTGAATGCATTCATAACGGTTTCGAAAAGGTGGACATATTCCTTGACATGCTTAAACTTGACGCCGTACAAGCCGAGCATATCGTAGGAGACCAGCACTTGGCCGTCGCAGTGCGGACCCGCGCCGATGCCAATAGTGGGAACCGAAAGCGCCTCTGTTATTTGCTTTGCCAGCTCGCGGGGCACCTTTTCCAAGACAATTGCAAAAACGCCGGCGTCTTGTAGAGCAATGGCGTCCCTCATAATCTTCTCTGCCTCCTCTTCTGTACGGCCGTGCACCCGCGGACCGCCGAATACAGCGGCCGACATCGGAAGCATGCCAAGGTGTCCCATCACGGGAATCCCCGCGTCAACAATTTTCTTAACGGCATCAATCACGTTCTGCCCACCGCCTTCGAGCTTCACGGCAAGAGTAAGAGCCTCGGTAGCGGGTCTGCCAGCCTCCAAGGGCGGTGTGATGGCGCCCGCCTCTTTTGCAAATCGGGCCGCATTCCGAAGAGCTTCGTCCGGGCCCAGTTGGAAGCTCATAAACGGCATATCAGCGACAACCATCGCACGTCTAACTCCTCGGACGACTGCTTTGACGTGGTGGAGCATGTCATCCATAGTTACAGGGAGCGTTGTCTCGTAGCCCAACACGACTTGACCCAAGGAATCCCCGACGAGAATTACATCCACCCCTGCGGCATCCATTAGCTTTGCCATGGAGAAATCGTACGCGGTGAGGCATGTAATTTTCTCCCCCGCGCGCTTCATTTTTATTAAGGTTTGCGTAGTTACCGTGGACCCGTTCATTTTTACTCCTTGTTATCGCAGTTTCATCGTGCGCTTTCCGAAGGCTTGCGCCTATTCTTCAATCGGCTTCGCTAGCGGCTTAAGGCATTCCGCATGCTCACCTGGCGGCTCCTACCAGCCGGGACGGAATGTGTCCCCAATTCCCCAGCCAATCAAGATGGCAGGAAACGCCAGGTTGCCTCCAAACATCAAGACCTGGCTTCTGCCAACTGAATACATTATAGCCGCAATCGCCACCAAAATAAAAGTGGCGGCGAAAGCCCGCGCAACACTCTTCGAAATGCTTTCTTGAAAGGAGCCAAACAAAATATAAATAAATGCCGCAAGGTAGAAATTGAAGAAGTTAATAAGAACCAAAAGGAGCCCAATCGGATAATTCATCGGGCGGCTTCCGCCAACGTAGATGGATTGGAATACCAATTCGTCGTCAATGCGGCCAACCCAGTCATTTAGGGCGAGAAGAAAGCCAAATATCACTCCATTAATCAGCAAGACCGCGATAAGCATGGTGTTCCACTTGCCAATAAAAGGCAGATACTGCGCCAGCACTTGCAGTGGGGGTTCGGCGGAGATAGACAGCAGGATGAATAAGATGCCAGCAATCGAAACGCCGATTAGATTCAGCCCTATTCTGAAGGCGACTTGCTGTTCGATTGACTTAACGCCGCTAACGCCGGGCTTCCTAGTGCGGGCAAGTTTCCTCAAGAGCGCCTCGGCTTCCGCATTTCGGGGATCGAGTTGGAGGACCATGGTATACATTGCGATAGCCTCATCAATGCGTCCCTGCATGCGGTAAATGTTTGCCAACATGAGGTGAGCTCGGATGTGCCGCCTGTCAATTGAGATAATTTGCCTGCAAATGTTGGCGGCGGTGCGAAACTGGGCGGTAGCGAATGCACGTTCTGCTTCCATGAAGAGCCGAGTAATATCCGAGGATTCGGCATAAGTTTTGCCGTGCTGTTGAGCCCCGTGAGGGGGCGGCGGCTCTCTGCGGGGAGGCACGCGCATCATTTCGGCATCGAGCTGTGCGTCGTAGATAATGCGCCTATCCGGATTGCTGAGCGTTTGATAAGCTTCGGTGATTTCGATGAAAGCGGCCTTCGCCGCCGCTTTGTCTTTCGCAACGTCGGGATGGTACTGGCGGACGAGGTAACGGTAGCGGCGCTTGATTTGTTCGGGCGTCGCCGACCTTGGCACTCCTAGGATTTCGTAGTAATTTCGCTTGCCATGCATAAGAAATCGCTAGTGTTTGAGTATATTTGAATAGTAGCTTGAGTAGAAATTGACCACAATTTTTCCAATATAAGCGGCAACTCCTAGAAACAAGAGCACACTGCCGACAACGGTCAACTGGACGACGGCAACTTGTGCGTCGCTTTCCACATATTCTGCCACCTTCTCGAGCATCGAGTCCACCCTCCCGCTTTGCTCGCCGGTCCTGAGCATTTCCAGCGCGGTGGGAGGTATAACGTACGTGCGCTCAAGCGATTCGAAGAGCGTCCTGCCCTGTCTTAGATTGGGAACCGCCTTATTAAGTTTGGAAGTCAGATAATAATTTCCGGCGGCTTTCGAAGCATGTTCGACGGCTTGCGCCGCTGGTACGCCCGCGGCATAAAGCGCGGCGAGGGCGCGGTAAAATCTTGCGAGAGCCAACATTCTCACAACGGACCCCACCCTAGGAATGGTGAGCTTAAGCACATCAATCATGTACCTAAAGGACACAATTTGGGTGAGGATTCTAGAAGCCACCCAAAGGGCTAGCAAGACGATGATAATCGGGACAAGCAAGTTCAGGCACGATTTAATATATTCCCTAAGGCTTCCAAGAATGAGGATAAGAATGTTGGGAATGAAGATAAGCGCAACAACAAGAATCTTCGGGTAGAAAGTAGCGATGCTGAGCTTTCGACGAACGTTCACCTCGCGCTCCATATATTCGGCGATTCTTTCGAGGATTTTGTCGAGGTTTCCGCTTTCTTCAGCGGCGCGCAGGAGGCTTATATGAAGCTCAGGAAAAACCCACGGATAGCGTGAGAAAGAATCGCTAAGCTTGCCGCCAGATTGGATGAGCGGGAGGACCTCGCGCGCAATTTTTCTTAACACCCAGCTCCCGCCTTGTTTCTGAAGCATGCTAATCGCCTGGACAATCGTCATGCCAGAGTTCACCATTGCGGCGAATTGGCGATAAAACACAGCAAGCTGAATAGGAGACGCACTGGCGAAAATTGGATTAACAAACAATCGAACAAAGAGCGCAAGGGGACTCAAGCCTGCCGCCCTAGGTTCGCTTTCTTTCTGGATATTGAGTATAAAGTAGCCCATTTCACGCAGGCGAGTCGAGGCTTCGCGTTCGTCGTTCGCATCCATAAAGCCGTCAATCGTTTTGCCAGCTTTATCTTTGACTTTGTACTTAAATAATGTCATGGCTCTTCCTCATTATTTGAACAGCCAATCCACCCAGTCAAACATATTGCTATATGTTTGGCTGACAACGCATGCCGAGACGATCCCAAATACAATTAGATTGAAAAGAATGCAAACGTGCAAGCCAGCCCATTTCACCGCGTTCGCGGCCGCCACCGCCGCTTCCTCATAGTGGACAACGACTTTCTCGAGCATATCTACAATTTGCCCAGTTTGTTCACCCATTATCAAGATGCGCTGATGTTTGTCAGTTAAGTAACCAGTTGCGGCGAGGGCTTCGCTTAGCTTCATGCCAGACCGAAGAACGCTGACCTGCTTGCGCAAATCAGATGCGATGACTTCATTCTCGGCGGCCGCGGATGCCGCTTCCCATGCGGTAATGGGGAGAATGCCTGCCTTCAGGAGACGCCAAAGTATCCGCGTGAATCCAGCGATTGAGCGGAGCTTACTTGCGTGGCCGGCGATTGGCACCATTAAAAGCAGGGAGTGTCTAACACGTCTCAGGCCAGGGCGGCGGAGAATAAACAATATACCATAATAGCCGAGAATGATGACCAGCATTATTGGGAGCATGCGCATCCACGTGAAATGCCACCACTTAGCGATTCCCTCGAATACGTTTGTCACCCCTGGGGAGAATATCATTGGGGGAAGCAGGGCAAAAAGAATCAACCCAAAAGCATTTAACCAGCCAAGCCAGCAACCTATTTTGAAATAAAAGTTTACCGCTTTGTTAGCAATCTCATAATCATTAGCAATGTCGCCTACTACGATTGGCAGGAAGCCGCCAAGTTCGCCGGCTGCTACTACGCCGATGACATGTGGTGGGAACGCCTTGGGAAACCCTTCCATTGCTTGGCTAAGCTTTTCGCCGGATTGGACGCGGCTCGCCATTCGCTGAGCAATGAAACGAACGCTTTTCTTCGGGGTTTGATTAGCGATTCTAATAAGAGCTTCGTGAACGCTAACGCCAGCAACTAGAAAAGAAGCTAGACCTCTAAAAAAAACCGCCATCTCAGATGGTGGCGCCGTTGTCCGCCGCCTAGGAAAAGAAGCCAAACTAGCTCTTTGAACCTGCTGAGGCGGTTGCGCCTGCTGGCCTGGCGGTTGGACTATCAGCCTAACTTGAAAGCCCTGAGTGCTCAGACGATGCCGGACCTCTGCTTCGGAAGAGGCATTCATTACACCTCTTAGAATCTTCCCCGACTTATCTGCAACCTCATATCTAAACAGCGGCATCAACGGACCTCCGAAAGCTTGCGCACGCTTTGATTCTTCAACTCCTTGAGGACGTCGTTTGGAGTGCGTCCGTCGGGCAACGCAAGGTCGGGTGCAATTTCCGCAAGCGGCGCCATTACGAACGCCCGCTCAGTCATGCGCGGGTGTGGTATAACAAGCTCGTCCGTGTTCACTCTGACATTATTATATAAAAGAATATCGATGTCTATTATTCTTGGTCCCCATTTGAAATTGCGTACTCTCCCCATCTCCCGCTCAATTTTCAATACGACGTCGAGCAGTTCCTTTGGCGACAGGTCTGTTTCAATGGCGGCGACAGCATTCACGAAGTCTGGCTGGTCTCGAAAGCCGACGGGTGCAGTTAGGTAAAAGGAGGAGACGGCGCGAACTTTCACCTCAGGCTGTGATTCGAGTTTGTTGAGAGCCATACGGATGTTGGCCTCTCTATCGCCAAGGTTCGACCCGAGTCCAAGGAAAACGGTCGCCAAGATTTCCGCTCCTCTCGACTAATCAACAGCAAGATGATATAGTATATCTACTTTCGCGGCAGATAAAAGTATTATAGCGAACAGCAAGTCTAGATGTCCACGAAAAAGAAAGAGCAGGCGGAATCTGCGAAATAATTAATGAAAAGGATAATCATCGGCACAGCTGGACACGTAGACCACGGAAAAACCACGCTCATCAAGGCGCTAACGGGCATAGACACTGACCGCCTCAAAGAAGAGAAAGAGCGCGGGATGACGATTGACCTTGGATTCGCGATGCTCAATCTCCCAAATGGCTTGCGAGTTGGCATCGTTGACGTTCCTGGGCACGAGCGGTTCATCAAGAACATGCTTGCGGGCGCTGGCGGAGTTGACGTTGCGCTCATGGTAATCGCCGCAAATGAATCCGTTATGCCGCAGACCATGGAACACCTCGATATTCTCCGCCTTCTTGATGTGAAGCACGGCGTAATTGCGCTCACAAAGGTTGACCTTGTCGAGCCTGAGTTCCTCGAAATTGTAAAGGAAGACATCTGCAGTCGGCTGGCGAACACTTTTCTCGAAGACGCTCAGATTATACCTGTCTCTGTGATGACCAATGTTGGAATCCCCGAACTTCTTTCAGCGCTGGAGGACGTTTGCAGTCGTGTGCCGCAACGGGATTCCCTTGGTCCGTTTCGCGTGCCTATTGACCGCGTTTTCACAGTAACAGGGTTCGGCACGGTCGTCACGGGGACGCTTGTATCGGGCACGGTTAGGACAGGCGATGCCGCTGAAATTCTCCCAAAGGGAATTAACACAAGGATTCGCGGCATCCAGGTTCACGGACAAAAAGTGGAGGCGGCAGAAGCAGGAAGCAGGGTTGCGCTGAATCTCGCTGGGGTTGAACTTCCGGACATCGAGCGCGGCGACGTTTGCGCGACCCCTGGGATTTTAAAGGCTTCCAAGTTGCTTGACCTAAAGCTGACTCTCCTAAAGAACATCCCAAAGCCGCTTGCAAATAGAGCGCGCGTGAGGTTTCATATTGGAACGGCGGAAGTAATTGGGAGGATTGTTCTTCTTGACCGCGATGAGGTCGGGGCAGGCGAAGAAGCATTCGCCCAGTTTAGAGCGGAGACTCCTGTAGTAGCAATGAAAAATGACCGCTTTGTAATCCGCACTTATTCACCAATGCTTACAATCGGCGGAGGAATTATCATTGAATCGTCAGCACGAAGGCACAAACGCTTTGACGAGTCAGTTATTGCACTGCTTGAAGAAACCAGCTCCGGTACACCATTTGCGACGATTGAGCAAATTCTCAAGCGTGCCGACGCTGGAATAACCCCTGCAGAAATAATTAAGAGTTCTGAACTTACATCTCTAGACATTCAGGAACTGCTAGAAAAACTGAAAGCCGCTGGTCATGTCATTGAGCTTGAAAGCGGACGCCTATTTCATGCCTCGGTCATTGCCTCATATGCCGATAAGATTTACAAATCGCTTGTTGATTACCATTCTCGCCACGCGCTTAAACTAGGAATGCAAAAGGAAGAGCTCCGAAGAACCGCATGTAAACTTCTTGACAACAAAACATTTACGGCTCTTCTCACCAAACTCATGAACGAAGGGAAAATAAATATGTCGGAGGCACTAATCTCGCTGCCCGACTATTCGCCAAAGCTCAACTCCAAACAGCAGGCGGCTTGTGAATTCATTATTTCAGAACTACGGCGCACAGGTTTGAACGCTCCCTCAGACGATGAACTTCTTCAAGGAACTGGACTGCCGATTGTGGAAGCAAAGGAGATAATGGAACTGCTCGTACACCGGGGTGAGGTCATAAAGATTACCGATGGGCTTTACCTTCATCCGTCGGTTGTTAGCCAAGCAGAAAAGCTTATTCGCGAATACCTTGAGAAGAATGGCAAGCTGACTGTTGCCCAAGCGCGTGATATCCTTGGCTCATCGCGGAAGTATATTATTCCGTTAATGGAATACTTTGACAAAAAGCGCATTACGCGCCGCCTTGGCGACGAGAGGATACTTTTAAAGGAAGCGTAGATTCGAATTCTTTCAATTCTTTCTCGGTCTTTGGCGGCTTGATTTTGCCTTCAATAATCGCCTGTTTGAGCTCCTCAATCATATCCATCGTGCCAGGCGGAAGAACTTGTTTTGTATACTTCATTGGGCTCAGGCCGACTCCACCCTCTTTTAACCCCAGGATACGATCGCCTGGCTTAAAAGTATGCATGACAACTGACTTGCAAGTTGAGTAAACAGCATTATCCACGCGCTTCATCATGCTCGTGAGTACTCTTCCTGGCGCAATATAATCCTGGTCTGCATCTACACCAATTGCAAAAAAGCCCTGCCCCTTTAGCTTTGCTGCCTCAATTACACCAAGGCCACAAGACCCAGAAGCATGAAAAACAATATCTGCACCCCTACCGAACTGCGAAAGTGCAAGCTCCTTGCCGCGTGCGGGATCATCCCACCTTCCCGTGTAAGCTGTAAAGACCTTTATGCCCGGGTGCGTAGCCATTGCGCCAGCTTTGTAGCCACACTCAAAGCGCTTTATTAGCGGTACTTCCATTCCACCCACGAACCCAATTTTTCCCGTCTTCGTAACCATTCCTGCCAATGCCCCAGCCAGAAAACAGCCTTCCTCTTCGCGAAACTTGAGCGCTACTGCATTTGAGGTATTAGGTGCATTTCCATCGATGATTGCGAACTTAGTTTTAGGGAATTTTGGCGCAACTTGGGCAAGAGCATCCTCCATTAGGAATCCAACTGCAAAGATTATGTCATACCCTTGTTCTGCGAACTTCCGAAGGTTTGGTGCATAATCAGCTTGTTCCTTTGATTCCAGAAACTTTATTTCTATTCCAAAATCTTTTCCAGCTCTTTGAAGACCTTCCCAAGCCATTGCATTGAATGACATATCGCCAATGCCGCCAACATCAGTAACCACTGCGGCCTTTAGTTTGCCTTCCGAGGGAGCTTGTTTGGGTTTTGAACAACCGGAAACACAAAATAAGAAGAAGAGCAAAATTAGAAGAGGTATAGTGAAAATAGTCCAACGACTCATATATCACCCCGCAAGCCGAATATCCAAATAGAATATTCGACTCGCATCGAGGGCAAACCTTCACTATCCTTTGTGCAGTGATTCGCCATCTGCATCTAAAGCGGCTTCTTTAACAACTTCCGAGAGGGTTGGATGAGCATGAACCGCGCGCCCGATTACGTCAATCGTTGCCTCTGCTTCCATTCCGATTACTACTTCGTGGATTAAATCGGTTGCATGAGGGCCAATCATGTGGCAACCAAGAACCTCACCATATTTAGCATCCGTGATAAACTTGACGAATCCAGTTGTTTCACCTAGCCCCAAAGCTTTTCCGTTCGCTCGGAAGTAAAACTTGCCAACGCGGTAGTTAATCTCTGCGCGCTTGGCTTGGTCTTCAGTCATTCCTACCCCTGCGACTTCAGGATTGGTGTAGACTGCGGAGGGCACCGTGTTGTATTTCATCTTGCTTGACCTGCCCATTATGTTCTCAGCGGCAACGATGCCCTCTTCCGACGCCTTATGTGCAAGCATCATTCCACCAACTGCATCGCCAATCGCATAAATTCGCGGGATGTTGGTCTGCATGCGCTCATCCACTTTAATCCCCTTCTGGTCGAAGGCAACGCCGACCTCCTCCAACCCAAGGTTCTCCGTGATAGGTCGGCGTCCGACTGCTACCAGTAGTTTATCGGCAATAATCTGTTGCTGAGATTCCGAAGAAACAACAGTAGCGAGAACCTGGTTATCCCTTTCCTCTACCTGTGAAACGCGAGAATCGGTAAGGATTCGAATGCCTATCTTTTCTAGGGACTTTCTAAGCTCCTCTGCAACCTCAGAGTCACCACCAGGGAGAATTTGAGGCATCAGCTCTACAATCGTAACCTCCGAGCCGAATTTGCGGAACATATAACCCCATTCAAGGCCTATTGCACCACCGCCAATGATGAGGAGGCTACCAGGAAGTTCGGTAGCCGCAAGGGCGTCATCGCTATCCCAAATGTTCTTGCCTTGCAGACCAGGAATTGGAAGCTGAACAGGCTCAGAGCCGGTTGCGATAATAATACTTTGCCCAGCGATTTTTTCTTTTTTGCCGTCTTCGAATGTTACCTCAACGGTAGTGCGAGAAGCGAGGCGCGCAGTTCCTTTTACCACACGAATGCTATGCTTTTTCATTAGGAAATGCAAGCCAGAAACCA containing:
- a CDS encoding DnaJ domain-containing protein, with translation MHGKRNYYEILGVPRSATPEQIKRRYRYLVRQYHPDVAKDKAAAKAAFIEITEAYQTLSNPDRRIIYDAQLDAEMMRVPPRREPPPPHGAQQHGKTYAESSDITRLFMEAERAFATAQFRTAANICRQIISIDRRHIRAHLMLANIYRMQGRIDEAIAMYTMVLQLDPRNAEAEALLRKLARTRKPGVSGVKSIEQQVAFRIGLNLIGVSIAGILFILLSISAEPPLQVLAQYLPFIGKWNTMLIAVLLINGVIFGFLLALNDWVGRIDDELVFQSIYVGGSRPMNYPIGLLLVLINFFNFYLAAFIYILFGSFQESISKSVARAFAATFILVAIAAIMYSVGRSQVLMFGGNLAFPAILIGWGIGDTFRPGW
- a CDS encoding Gfo/Idh/MocA family oxidoreductase — translated: MVGERKIKCAVVGYGGAFNMGKAHAQWMNDTGRMITVAACDINPERMEAAKRDFPNIQTYTDIDDMLKKSDAELVVIVTPHNTHAVLGLKAIEAGKHVVLEKPMCLTVEEATKMIEAAKKAGVTLTTFHNRRHDGDFMMIKEIIEKGLIGEVFHIEAFIGGYSKPGSWWRSDKEISGGCLYDWGAHFVDWILNLIPEKIENVTGFFHKRVWHDVTNEDQTQAIIRFRNGAMADLQVSNIARLPKPKFRILGTKGAIIDEWKGTLRLSTEIEGIPIDTEVKYKESTWHEYYPNLAAHLLDGAPLEVTPESSRRVIAVIETAEKSAKSGKAEPVPYE
- a CDS encoding type II secretion system F family protein; the encoded protein is MTLFKYKVKDKAGKTIDGFMDANDEREASTRLREMGYFILNIQKESEPRAAGLSPLALFVRLFVNPIFASASPIQLAVFYRQFAAMVNSGMTIVQAISMLQKQGGSWVLRKIAREVLPLIQSGGKLSDSFSRYPWVFPELHISLLRAAEESGNLDKILERIAEYMEREVNVRRKLSIATFYPKILVVALIFIPNILILILGSLREYIKSCLNLLVPIIIVLLALWVASRILTQIVSFRYMIDVLKLTIPRVGSVVRMLALARFYRALAALYAAGVPAAQAVEHASKAAGNYYLTSKLNKAVPNLRQGRTLFESLERTYVIPPTALEMLRTGEQSGRVDSMLEKVAEYVESDAQVAVVQLTVVGSVLLFLGVAAYIGKIVVNFYSSYYSNILKH
- a CDS encoding type II secretion system F family protein, which codes for MPLFRYEVADKSGKILRGVMNASSEAEVRHRLSTQGFQVRLIVQPPGQQAQPPQQVQRASLASFPRRRTTAPPSEMAVFFRGLASFLVAGVSVHEALIRIANQTPKKSVRFIAQRMASRVQSGEKLSQAMEGFPKAFPPHVIGVVAAGELGGFLPIVVGDIANDYEIANKAVNFYFKIGCWLGWLNAFGLILFALLPPMIFSPGVTNVFEGIAKWWHFTWMRMLPIMLVIILGYYGILFILRRPGLRRVRHSLLLMVPIAGHASKLRSIAGFTRILWRLLKAGILPITAWEAASAAAENEVIASDLRKQVSVLRSGMKLSEALAATGYLTDKHQRILIMGEQTGQIVDMLEKVVVHYEEAAVAAANAVKWAGLHVCILFNLIVFGIVSACVVSQTYSNMFDWVDWLFK
- the panB gene encoding 3-methyl-2-oxobutanoate hydroxymethyltransferase, whose protein sequence is MNGSTVTTQTLIKMKRAGEKITCLTAYDFSMAKLMDAAGVDVILVGDSLGQVVLGYETTLPVTMDDMLHHVKAVVRGVRRAMVVADMPFMSFQLGPDEALRNAARFAKEAGAITPPLEAGRPATEALTLAVKLEGGGQNVIDAVKKIVDAGIPVMGHLGMLPMSAAVFGGPRVHGRTEEEAEKIMRDAIALQDAGVFAIVLEKVPRELAKQITEALSVPTIGIGAGPHCDGQVLVSYDMLGLYGVKFKHVKEYVHLFETVMNAFKTYIEEVKSGKFPGPEHSS
- the panC gene encoding pantoate--beta-alanine ligase, with the translated sequence MLILHTINEAREYISNARREGKKIGLVPTMGYFHEGHLSLMRRARVENDVVVVSLFVNPAQFGPNEDFARYPRDVDRDARLAEEVGVDVIFNPSVEEMYPEGYATFVNVEGITETLEGEFRPGHFRGVATVVLKLFNILPADRAYFGLKDYQQLLVVKKMVNDLNLPIEIVPMPIIREEDGLAMSSRNTYLNNEERRAAVVLYKALQYANELVKYGLTDGKRLEHEVEEYIRKEPLARIDYVAVRDPDNLAPVVEISKPVVLLLAVRIGSTRLIDNAVLPMD